The Primulina eburnea isolate SZY01 chromosome 8, ASM2296580v1, whole genome shotgun sequence genome contains a region encoding:
- the LOC140838079 gene encoding interactor of constitutive active ROPs 4-like: MSRSRLTEMPQRQSPRGPPHLKTSSSDTGYLHRPRTEKSLKIPEGRSPRGVQSDPANKMKLGTRIAELESQLGQAQNELKNLKDQLASAESGKKVALDKPEMKSKKQQKVPEPEEILKKPFGDMETQMLKDIISATIEKPEDVRKETYVFEVAMETKTTSEPENPSFDELNSKNDEVTLLKNKLSEKSQELDILHQENKSLRNELNEKSLKISSSQSERDELILRLNKADQELENTKASAFQMNAKLEATEKAREELENEMKMLRVQTEQWRKAADAAASVLAGGTKITGRRIPERCGSMDKHYGSTFLLAKSKYPTLH; the protein is encoded by the exons ATGTCAAGATCAAG GTTAACAGAAATGCCTCAGAGGCAATCGCCCCGAGGCCCACCTCATCTCAAGACTTCAAGCTCTGATACCGGGTACCTGCATCGGCCTAGGACTGAAAAGAGTCTAAAAATTCCAGAGGGTCGATCCCCTCGCGGTGTCCAATCTGATCCGGCAAACAAAATGAAACTAGGGACACGCATTGCAGAGTTGGAATCTCAACTTGGTCAAGCACAGAATGAGCTCAAGAATCTGAAGGACCAGTTGGCTTCTGCAGAGTCTGGCAAAAAAGTGGCTCTAGATAAACCAGAGATGAAATCCAAGAAACAACAAAAGGTTCCCGAGCCAGAAGAAATTCTGAAAAAGCCCTTTGGTGACATGGAAACACAAATGCTGAAAGACATCATCAGTGCAACGATTGAAAAGCCAGAGGATGTTCGCAAGGAAACCTATGTTTTTGAAGTTGCTATGGAAACCAAGACAACTTCAGAACCTGAAAATCCTTCATTTGATGAGTTGAATTCTAAGAATGATGAGGTGACTCTATTGAAGAACAAATTATCTGAGAAGAGCCAAGAATTGGACATTCTTCATCAAGAAAATAAGAGCTTAAGAAATGAGCTTAATGAGAAGTCACTTAAAATATCTTCATCTCAATCTGAAAGAGATGAGCTGATATTGAGGTTGAATAAGGCTGATCAAGAACTTGAAAACACTAAAGCCAGTGCTTTTCAGATGAATGCGAAGCTAGAAGCTACCGAAAAAGCAAGGGAGGAGTTAGAAAACGAGATGAAGATGCTACGTGTGCAAACCGAGCAATGGAGAAAAGCAGCCGATGCTGCAGCGTCAGTTCTAGCAGGGGGAACCAAGATAACTGGAAGAAGGATTCCCGAGAGATGTGGATCGATGGATAAACATTATGGAAGCACGTTCCTGTTGGCAAAGTCAAAGTATCCGACATTGCATTAA
- the LOC140837703 gene encoding serine/threonine-protein kinase WAG1-like, giving the protein MELDDSLYYYNLTDSELDLSFTTATTVSARSSLARSSLTLSFNESRLSSTSNNTSSSTAIPNTNHRPHRRHDNPNWAAIKAATTLSHDGALHLRHLKLLRLVGTGNLGRVFLCRLRDYDHANFALKVVDRDSLTSKKLSQVQTEAKILSSLDHPFLPTLYAHLEVSHYTCLLMDFCPHGDLHGLLRKQPMNRLPVQAVRFFAAEVLLALEYLHSRGIVYRDLKPENILIREDGHIMLSDFDLCFQSDVSPILENRTQIKTASCSCFVQRRRVERVTEFVAEPTSAFSRSCVGTHEYLSPELASGIGHGNGVDWWAFGILIYELLYGTTPFKGGSKDSTLRNIASSRGVSLLAAEGESEEPGMAEARDLIEKLLAKDPRKRLGCARGATDVKRHPFFKVIKWPLIRTYRPPEVRGLAVKRSKSRAHVGGVSSPRWRRCFWKKVACLLRIKASKYRLNSNYNYYSHVDYHKMKKRS; this is encoded by the coding sequence ATGGAGCTAGACGACTCCCTTTACTATTACAATTTAACAGATTCCGAGCTTGATCTGAGCTTCACCACCGCCACCACGGTAAGTGCTCGCAGCAGCTTAGCTCGCAGCAGCCTAACCCTCAGCTTCAACGAGTCGCGTCTCTCTAGCACCTCCAATAATACTTCTTCCTCCACCGCCATCCCAAACACCAACCACCGTCCACATCGCCGCCATGACAATCCCAACTGGGCTGCTATCAAAGCTGCCACCACATTGTCACATGATGGCGCTCTCCATCTACGCCACCTCAAGCTCCTCCGACTGGTTGGGACAGGGAACCTTGGCCGCGTTTTTCTCTGCCGCTTACGCGACTATGATCATGCAAACTTCGCCCTTAAAGTTGTCGACCGGGATTCATTGACTTCTAAGAAACTTTCTCAGGTGCAgacggaagcaaaaattcttTCCTCTCTCGACCACCCTTTTCTTCCGACGTTGTACGCTCACTTAGAAGTGTCTCATTACACTTGTCTTTTGATGGACTTCTGTCCCCATGGAGACCTCCATGGCTTGCTCCGAAAGCAACCCATGAACCGTTTACCTGTTCAGGCTGTCAGGTTCTTCGCTGCCGAAGTTCTCCTGGCTCTAGAGTATCTGCACTCGCGTGGCATTGTGTACCGGGATCTCAAACCGGAAAATATACTGATCCGTGAAGATGGTCACATCATGTTATCGGATTTTGATCTGTGTTTTCAGTCAGATGTTTCGCCGATATTGGAGAATAGGACACAAATCAAGACGGCGTCCTGTTCTTGTTTCGTCCAACGGCGGCGTGTTGAACGGGTGACAGAATTTGTGGCGGAGCCAACGTCAGCTTTTTCAAGATCGTGCGTAGGCACTCACGAATACTTATCGCCAGAGTTAGCTAGCGGAATCGGCCATGGAAACGGAGTTGACTGGTGGGCGTTCGGCATCTTGATATACGAACTACTCTACGGCACGACGCCGTTCAAGGGCGGGAGCAAAGATTCCACACTGCGGAATATAGCATCCAGCAGAGGGGTGAGCTTGCTGGCGGCGGAAGGGGAGAGTGAGGAGCCGGGAATGGCGGAGGCcagagatttgattgagaaattGCTGGCGAAGGACCCTCGGAAGAGATTGGGATGTGCCAGGGGTGCAACGGACGTCAAGCGGCATCCATTCTTCAAAGTTATTAAGTGGCCGCTTATCCGAACTTACCGGCCGCCGGAGGTTCGTGGACTGGCGGTGAAACGGAGTAAGAGCAGGGCCCACGTTGGCGGAGTTTCTTCTCCTAGATGGCGGCGCTGCTTCTGGAAGAAGGTGGCTTGTCTGTTGAGAATAAAAGCATCTAAATACAGATTAAATTCTAATTACAATTATTATTCTCATGTAGACTATCATAAAATGAAGAAACGtagttaa
- the LOC140838520 gene encoding probable sugar phosphate/phosphate translocator At3g14410 gives MADRSRKWVREEFVTYAYILIYIALSSGQIFFNKWVLSSKEINFPYPLGLTMLHMIFSSVLCFVLTKVLKIIKVEEGMTLDIYMSSVIPIGAMFAMTLWLGNTAYLYISVAFAQMLKAIMPVAVFILGVFAGLEVMSVKMLLIMSVISFGVLVASYGEIDINWIGVVYQMGGVVGEALRLVFMEIFVKRKGLKLNPISMMYYVSPCSALCLLIPWIFLEKPRMDEQGTWSFKPLILILNSLCTFALNLSVFLVISHTSALTIRVAGVVKDWVVVLLSALLFADTKLTLINLFGYAVAIAGVAAYNNHKLKKEATRVNTEEPSQSVPLVSSLSSNE, from the exons ATGGCGGATCGGAGTAGAAAATGGGTGAGAGAAGAGTTCGTCACATATGCTTACATTCTCATATACATTGCTCTATCCAGCGGGCAGATCTTCTTCAACAAG TGGGTGTTGTCGTCAAAGGAAATAAACTTCCCGTATCCTCTTGGATTGACGATGCTTCATATGATCTTCTCCTCTGTCTTATGTTTCGTTCTTACCAAGGTTCTCAAG ATTATTAAAGTTGAGGAAGGAATGACTTTGGATAT ATATATGTCGTCAGTTATACCTATTGGTGCTATGTTTGCAATGACTCTCTGGCTAGGGAATACTGCTTACCTCTACATATCTGTTGCATTTGCTCAAATGTTGAAAGCAATCA TGCCAGTTGCTGTTTTCATTCTTGGTGTATTCGCTGGACTTGAGGTTATGAGTGTCAAAATGCTTCTTATAATGTCGGTGATCAGTTTTGGTGTTCTGGTGGCTTCTTATGGCGAAATAGATATCAACTGGATTGGTGTTGTTTACCAAATGGGAGGTGTAGTTGGGGAAGCTTTAAGGCTGGTATTTATGGAAATTTTTGTGAAGCGGAAGGGGCTGAAACTGAATCCTATATCTATGATGTACTATGTTAGCCCCTGCAG TGCTCTTTGTCTCTTAATTCCGTGGATCTTCCTGGAGAAGCCAAGGATGGATGAACAAGGGACTTGGAGCTTCAAACCGCTCATTCTTATTCTAAACTCTCTTTGTACTTTCGCCCTCAATCTTTCAGTTTTCCTTGTCATCTCGCATACAAGTGCTTTGACCATTCGTGTAGCTGGGGTCGTGAAGGACTGGGTAGTAGTTTTACTGTCAGCCCTTCTTTTTGCGGACACAAAATTGACACTGATAAATCTATTTGGTTATGCGGTTG CTATTGCAGGGGTAGCTGCATACAATAACCACAAGTTGAAAAAGGAAGCTACTCGTGTTAACACAGAGGAGCCCAGTCAATCAGTTCCGCTCGTTTCATCCTTGTCCTCAAACGAATGA
- the LOC140838521 gene encoding bystin-like isoform X2 yields MSKKRSRIANPEPFSPFTSDSVSYKRRSKPPKHHQLQQRLVPSAVSSKILNEALIQQKEIQLEEDKNDAQNNGIVFSQVDDPKNSIRDEEEDLDYFKGFSESEIQSGQHDFEDKIDEEDEKLLEAFFSKDDRPHHTLADIIVEKIKEKDAQVSSGAQAMPKLDDSIVELYKGVGKLLSKYTSGKVPKAFKHIPSMQLWEEVLYLTEPEKWSPNAMYQTTRIFASNLGVKKVERFYKFVLLPRVREDIRKNKRLHFALYQSLKKALYKPAAFNKGILLPLCESNTCSLREAVIVGSIIEKNSIPPLHSSVALLKLAELEYCGTTSYFIKLLIEKKYALPYRVLDALVAHFMKFHEDSRAMPVIWHQSLLAFAQRYKNELTKEDKANLNTLVDRQRHKLVTPEILRELNNSRNRGDKEDDLMSISISTVTKPIQEDRFDIPDVPMEED; encoded by the exons ATGTCGAAAAAGCGTTCTCGAATCGCGAATCCGGAGCCCTTCTCACCGTTTACCTCCGATTCCGTCTCTTACAAGCGACGTTCTAAGCCACCAAAACACCACCAGCTCCAGCAAAGGCTCGTGCCGTCGGCTGTCAGCTCAAAGATTCTCAATGAAGCCCTTATTCAGCAGAAGGAAATTCAACTAGAAGAAGATAAAAATGATGCCCAGAATAATGGCATCGTGTTTTCTCAAGTGGACGACCCTAAAAACAGTATCAGAGACGAGGAAGAagatttggattattttaaagggTTTTCCGAGTCAGAGATCCAGTCTGGGCAACATGATTTTGAG GATAAGATTGATGAAGAAGATGAAAAGCTGCTTGAGGCCTTCTTTTCTAAAGATGATCGTCCTCATCACACATTGGCCGACATCATTGTCGAGAAGATCAAAGAAAAAGATGCCCAAGTTTCTTCAG GAGCGCAGGCAATGCCTAAATTAGATGATTCCATTGTGGAACTATACAAGGG GGTGGGCAAGCTACTCAGTAAATACACCTCTGGTAAGGTGCCAAAAGCCTTCAAGCATATACCTTCTATGCAACTCTGGGAAGAAGTCCTGTACTTGACTGAACCAGAGAAATGGTCTCCTAATGCAATGTATCAAACCACTAGAATATTTGCTTCTAATTTGGGTGTCAAGAAAGTGGAACGGTTCTACAAGTTTGTCTTGCTGCCACGTGTGAGAGAAGACATTCGAAAGAATAAGAGGCTGCACTTTGCTTTGtatcaatctttaaaaaagGCTCTCTATAAACCAGCTGCTTTTAATAAAGGAATCTTACTTCCGTTATGTGAG TCAAATACATGCTCTTTAAGGGAGGCTGTCATTGTTGGGAGCATTATTGAGAAAAATTCAATCCCTCCACTTCATTCTAG TGTCGCATTGTTGAAACTAGCAGAGCTGGAGTACTGTGGAACAACAag TTATTTCATAAAGTTATTAATTGAGAAGAAATATGCATTGCCATATCGTGTACTTGATGCTTTAGTTGCTCATTTTATGAAATTTCATGAAGACTCCAGAGCAATGCCTGTGATCTGGCACCAGTCACTTCTCGCATTTGCTCAGAG GTACAAGAATGAGTTGACAAAGGAAGATAAAGCTAATCTCAACACTCTAGTTGATAGGCAAAGACATAAATTA GTTACTCCGGAAATATTAAGGGAATTAAACAACAGTCGAAACCGCGGGGACAAAGAGGATGATCTTATGTCAATAT CTATTTCCACAGTTACTAAACCAATTCAAGAAGATAGGTTTGATATTCCGGATGTACCTATGGAAGAGGACTGA
- the LOC140838521 gene encoding bystin-like isoform X1 — protein sequence MSKKRSRIANPEPFSPFTSDSVSYKRRSKPPKHHQLQQRLVPSAVSSKILNEALIQQKEIQLEEDKNDAQNNGIVFSQVDDPKNSIRDEEEDLDYFKGFSESEIQSGQHDFEDKIDEEDEKLLEAFFSKDDRPHHTLADIIVEKIKEKDAQVSSGAQAMPKLDDSIVELYKGVGKLLSKYTSGKVPKAFKHIPSMQLWEEVLYLTEPEKWSPNAMYQTTRIFASNLGVKKVERFYKFVLLPRVREDIRKNKRLHFALYQSLKKALYKPAAFNKGILLPLCESNTCSLREAVIVGSIIEKNSIPPLHSSVALLKLAELEYCGTTSYFIKLLIEKKYALPYRVLDALVAHFMKFHEDSRAMPVIWHQSLLAFAQRYKNELTKEDKANLNTLVDRQRHKLVTPEILRELNNSRNRGDKEDDLMSILTPISTVTKPIQEDRFDIPDVPMEED from the exons ATGTCGAAAAAGCGTTCTCGAATCGCGAATCCGGAGCCCTTCTCACCGTTTACCTCCGATTCCGTCTCTTACAAGCGACGTTCTAAGCCACCAAAACACCACCAGCTCCAGCAAAGGCTCGTGCCGTCGGCTGTCAGCTCAAAGATTCTCAATGAAGCCCTTATTCAGCAGAAGGAAATTCAACTAGAAGAAGATAAAAATGATGCCCAGAATAATGGCATCGTGTTTTCTCAAGTGGACGACCCTAAAAACAGTATCAGAGACGAGGAAGAagatttggattattttaaagggTTTTCCGAGTCAGAGATCCAGTCTGGGCAACATGATTTTGAG GATAAGATTGATGAAGAAGATGAAAAGCTGCTTGAGGCCTTCTTTTCTAAAGATGATCGTCCTCATCACACATTGGCCGACATCATTGTCGAGAAGATCAAAGAAAAAGATGCCCAAGTTTCTTCAG GAGCGCAGGCAATGCCTAAATTAGATGATTCCATTGTGGAACTATACAAGGG GGTGGGCAAGCTACTCAGTAAATACACCTCTGGTAAGGTGCCAAAAGCCTTCAAGCATATACCTTCTATGCAACTCTGGGAAGAAGTCCTGTACTTGACTGAACCAGAGAAATGGTCTCCTAATGCAATGTATCAAACCACTAGAATATTTGCTTCTAATTTGGGTGTCAAGAAAGTGGAACGGTTCTACAAGTTTGTCTTGCTGCCACGTGTGAGAGAAGACATTCGAAAGAATAAGAGGCTGCACTTTGCTTTGtatcaatctttaaaaaagGCTCTCTATAAACCAGCTGCTTTTAATAAAGGAATCTTACTTCCGTTATGTGAG TCAAATACATGCTCTTTAAGGGAGGCTGTCATTGTTGGGAGCATTATTGAGAAAAATTCAATCCCTCCACTTCATTCTAG TGTCGCATTGTTGAAACTAGCAGAGCTGGAGTACTGTGGAACAACAag TTATTTCATAAAGTTATTAATTGAGAAGAAATATGCATTGCCATATCGTGTACTTGATGCTTTAGTTGCTCATTTTATGAAATTTCATGAAGACTCCAGAGCAATGCCTGTGATCTGGCACCAGTCACTTCTCGCATTTGCTCAGAG GTACAAGAATGAGTTGACAAAGGAAGATAAAGCTAATCTCAACACTCTAGTTGATAGGCAAAGACATAAATTA GTTACTCCGGAAATATTAAGGGAATTAAACAACAGTCGAAACCGCGGGGACAAAGAGGATGATCTTATGTCAATAT TGACACCTATTTCCACAGTTACTAAACCAATTCAAGAAGATAGGTTTGATATTCCGGATGTACCTATGGAAGAGGACTGA
- the LOC140838522 gene encoding pyruvate dehydrogenase E1 component subunit beta-3, chloroplastic-like isoform X3: protein MAAMLQSVGMASPASVTMSDLSNRFSVYSLPATRFDVRFVNGRIHGARKTGKMIAKAVVAENPTLAASKTGHKLLLFEALREGLEEEMERDPRVCVMGEDVGHYGGSYKVTKDLAKKFGDLRVLDTPIAENSFTGMAVGAAMTGLRPVIEGMNMGFLLLAFNQISDNCGMLHYTSGGQFTIPTVIRGPGGVGRQLGAEHSQRLESYFQSIPGIQMVACSTPYNAKGLMKAAIRSENPVVLFEHVLLYNLKERIPDEEYVLSLEEAEMVRPGQHVTILTYSRMRYHVMQAAKTLVNKGYDPEVIDIRSLKPFDLYTIGNSVKKTHRVLIVEECMRTGGIGASLTAAINENFHDYLDAPIICLSSQDVPTPYAGTLEEWTVVQPAQIVTAVEQLCQ, encoded by the exons ATGGCTGCAATGTTGCAATCTGTTGGAATGGCATCTCCAGCTTCAGTTACTATGTCGGATCTTTCTAATAGATTCTCTGTTTATTCTCTTCCGG CTACCCGATTTGATGTAAGGTTTGTTAATGGTCGGATTCACGGAGCTCGCAAGACGGGAAAAATGATTGCTAAAGCAGTTGTG GCTGAAAATCCTACCTTGGCGGCTTCAAAAACTGG GCACAAACTTTTGCTGTTTGAAGCTCTTAGAGAAGGATTAGAGGAAGAAATGGAACGCGATCCTCGAGTTTGCGTCATGGGTGAAGATGTGGGCCATTATGGAGGGTCATACAAAGTCACAAAAGACCTTGCTAAGAAATTTGGAGATCTTCGAGTGCTTGATACACCCATTGCCGAAAATTCTTTTACAGGCATGGCTGTAGGGGCTGCCATGACAGGGCTAAGACCTGTAATTGAAGGCATGAATATGGGATTTCTTCTATTGGCCTTCAACCAAATATCAGACAACTGTGGCATGCTACACTATACCTCAGGCGGGCAGTTCACAATTCCAACTGTGATTCGTGGACCAGGAGGGGTTGGGCGCCAACTCGGGGCTGAGCATTCACAGAGGCTCGAATCCTATTTTCAGTCAATTCCCGGTATACAGATGGTTGCTTGTTCGACTCCATATAATGCCAAAGGTCTCATGAAAGCTGCAATCCGTAGTGAGAACCCAGTAGTTCTTTTTGAGCATGTGCTTCTTTACAACCTCAAGGAGAGAATTCCCGATGAAGAGTATGTGTTGTCTCTCGAAGAGGCAGAAATGGTGAGGCCTGGCCAGCATGTTACAATCTTGACCTACTCTCGGATGAGATACCATGTGATGCAAGCCGCCAAGACTCTAGTCAACAAAGGTTATGATCCCGAGGTGATTGATATCCGGTCCTTGAAGCCCTTTGATCTCTATACTATTGGAAATTCGGTCAAGAAAACACACAGAGTGCTTATTGTTGAGGAGTGCATGAGAACTGGTGGCATCGGAGCAAGTCTTACAGCAGCGATAAATGAGAATTTCCATGATTATTTAGATGCTCCAATCATCTGCCTTTCATCTCAGGACGTGCCTACTCCTTATGCCGGGACTTTGGAGGAATGGACAGTGGTTCAACCGGCACAGATTGTAACTGCAGTGGAACAGCTCTGTCAATAA
- the LOC140838522 gene encoding pyruvate dehydrogenase E1 component subunit beta-3, chloroplastic-like isoform X2: protein MAAMLQSVGMASPASVTMSDLSNRFSVYSLPATRFDVRFVNGRIHGARKTGKMIAKAVVAQAENPTLAASKTGHKLLLFEALREGLEEEMERDPRVCVMGEDVGHYGGSYKVTKDLAKKFGDLRVLDTPIAENSFTGMAVGAAMTGLRPVIEGMNMGFLLLAFNQISDNCGMLHYTSGGQFTIPTVIRGPGGVGRQLGAEHSQRLESYFQSIPGIQMVACSTPYNAKGLMKAAIRSENPVVLFEHVLLYNLKERIPDEEYVLSLEEAEMVRPGQHVTILTYSRMRYHVMQAAKTLVNKGYDPEVIDIRSLKPFDLYTIGNSVKKTHRVLIVEECMRTGGIGASLTAAINENFHDYLDAPIICLSSQDVPTPYAGTLEEWTVVQPAQIVTAVEQLCQ, encoded by the exons ATGGCTGCAATGTTGCAATCTGTTGGAATGGCATCTCCAGCTTCAGTTACTATGTCGGATCTTTCTAATAGATTCTCTGTTTATTCTCTTCCGG CTACCCGATTTGATGTAAGGTTTGTTAATGGTCGGATTCACGGAGCTCGCAAGACGGGAAAAATGATTGCTAAAGCAGTTGTG GCGCAGGCTGAAAATCCTACCTTGGCGGCTTCAAAAACTGG GCACAAACTTTTGCTGTTTGAAGCTCTTAGAGAAGGATTAGAGGAAGAAATGGAACGCGATCCTCGAGTTTGCGTCATGGGTGAAGATGTGGGCCATTATGGAGGGTCATACAAAGTCACAAAAGACCTTGCTAAGAAATTTGGAGATCTTCGAGTGCTTGATACACCCATTGCCGAAAATTCTTTTACAGGCATGGCTGTAGGGGCTGCCATGACAGGGCTAAGACCTGTAATTGAAGGCATGAATATGGGATTTCTTCTATTGGCCTTCAACCAAATATCAGACAACTGTGGCATGCTACACTATACCTCAGGCGGGCAGTTCACAATTCCAACTGTGATTCGTGGACCAGGAGGGGTTGGGCGCCAACTCGGGGCTGAGCATTCACAGAGGCTCGAATCCTATTTTCAGTCAATTCCCGGTATACAGATGGTTGCTTGTTCGACTCCATATAATGCCAAAGGTCTCATGAAAGCTGCAATCCGTAGTGAGAACCCAGTAGTTCTTTTTGAGCATGTGCTTCTTTACAACCTCAAGGAGAGAATTCCCGATGAAGAGTATGTGTTGTCTCTCGAAGAGGCAGAAATGGTGAGGCCTGGCCAGCATGTTACAATCTTGACCTACTCTCGGATGAGATACCATGTGATGCAAGCCGCCAAGACTCTAGTCAACAAAGGTTATGATCCCGAGGTGATTGATATCCGGTCCTTGAAGCCCTTTGATCTCTATACTATTGGAAATTCGGTCAAGAAAACACACAGAGTGCTTATTGTTGAGGAGTGCATGAGAACTGGTGGCATCGGAGCAAGTCTTACAGCAGCGATAAATGAGAATTTCCATGATTATTTAGATGCTCCAATCATCTGCCTTTCATCTCAGGACGTGCCTACTCCTTATGCCGGGACTTTGGAGGAATGGACAGTGGTTCAACCGGCACAGATTGTAACTGCAGTGGAACAGCTCTGTCAATAA
- the LOC140838522 gene encoding pyruvate dehydrogenase E1 component subunit beta-like isoform X1, with translation MAAMLQSVGMASPASVTMSDLSNRFSVYSLPALFPSATRFDVRFVNGRIHGARKTGKMIAKAVVAQAENPTLAASKTGHKLLLFEALREGLEEEMERDPRVCVMGEDVGHYGGSYKVTKDLAKKFGDLRVLDTPIAENSFTGMAVGAAMTGLRPVIEGMNMGFLLLAFNQISDNCGMLHYTSGGQFTIPTVIRGPGGVGRQLGAEHSQRLESYFQSIPGIQMVACSTPYNAKGLMKAAIRSENPVVLFEHVLLYNLKERIPDEEYVLSLEEAEMVRPGQHVTILTYSRMRYHVMQAAKTLVNKGYDPEVIDIRSLKPFDLYTIGNSVKKTHRVLIVEECMRTGGIGASLTAAINENFHDYLDAPIICLSSQDVPTPYAGTLEEWTVVQPAQIVTAVEQLCQ, from the exons ATGGCTGCAATGTTGCAATCTGTTGGAATGGCATCTCCAGCTTCAGTTACTATGTCGGATCTTTCTAATAGATTCTCTGTTTATTCTCTTCCG GCTTTGTTTCCATCAGCTACCCGATTTGATGTAAGGTTTGTTAATGGTCGGATTCACGGAGCTCGCAAGACGGGAAAAATGATTGCTAAAGCAGTTGTG GCGCAGGCTGAAAATCCTACCTTGGCGGCTTCAAAAACTGG GCACAAACTTTTGCTGTTTGAAGCTCTTAGAGAAGGATTAGAGGAAGAAATGGAACGCGATCCTCGAGTTTGCGTCATGGGTGAAGATGTGGGCCATTATGGAGGGTCATACAAAGTCACAAAAGACCTTGCTAAGAAATTTGGAGATCTTCGAGTGCTTGATACACCCATTGCCGAAAATTCTTTTACAGGCATGGCTGTAGGGGCTGCCATGACAGGGCTAAGACCTGTAATTGAAGGCATGAATATGGGATTTCTTCTATTGGCCTTCAACCAAATATCAGACAACTGTGGCATGCTACACTATACCTCAGGCGGGCAGTTCACAATTCCAACTGTGATTCGTGGACCAGGAGGGGTTGGGCGCCAACTCGGGGCTGAGCATTCACAGAGGCTCGAATCCTATTTTCAGTCAATTCCCGGTATACAGATGGTTGCTTGTTCGACTCCATATAATGCCAAAGGTCTCATGAAAGCTGCAATCCGTAGTGAGAACCCAGTAGTTCTTTTTGAGCATGTGCTTCTTTACAACCTCAAGGAGAGAATTCCCGATGAAGAGTATGTGTTGTCTCTCGAAGAGGCAGAAATGGTGAGGCCTGGCCAGCATGTTACAATCTTGACCTACTCTCGGATGAGATACCATGTGATGCAAGCCGCCAAGACTCTAGTCAACAAAGGTTATGATCCCGAGGTGATTGATATCCGGTCCTTGAAGCCCTTTGATCTCTATACTATTGGAAATTCGGTCAAGAAAACACACAGAGTGCTTATTGTTGAGGAGTGCATGAGAACTGGTGGCATCGGAGCAAGTCTTACAGCAGCGATAAATGAGAATTTCCATGATTATTTAGATGCTCCAATCATCTGCCTTTCATCTCAGGACGTGCCTACTCCTTATGCCGGGACTTTGGAGGAATGGACAGTGGTTCAACCGGCACAGATTGTAACTGCAGTGGAACAGCTCTGTCAATAA